The Betaproteobacteria bacterium genome includes a window with the following:
- the glpD gene encoding glycerol-3-phosphate dehydrogenase: MSEPLYDLAIIGGGINGCGIARDAAGRGLKVLLVEQDDLASATSSWSSKLIHGGLRYLEQYEFGLVREALQEREVMLRIAPHIIHPLEFILPHDKHMRPAWMVRMGLFMYDHIGGKITLPGSRTVMFPDETYSAGLNPAIRRGFFYSDARVDDARLTILNAVSARDHGADVRVRTQLVKGTRANGAWELTLRDVDRQTDAVVKARGVVNAAGPWVKQLLDDALKVQMDATVRLVKGSHIVVPRIHDKAHAYILQNSDKRVAFVIPFEEKFSLIGTTDVSVERISDATGITPEETRYLVQAVNRSLAKPIHESDVVWSYAGVRPLYDDGSTNPSEITRDYVLKVADEGGKLPLLSIFGGKITTYRRLAEHALRELQTYYPSMSAAWTDSEALPGGDIDSLDEVVNAASRKHPGLPIDYLRRLASRHGSRTEQVLAGVRSMSDLGELFGSGATLLSEREIDFCMKDEWARMPDDILWRRTKCGLHMDAAERERAANFILDKAKV, translated from the coding sequence ATGAGCGAACCCCTCTACGACCTCGCCATCATTGGTGGCGGCATCAACGGCTGCGGGATCGCCCGTGACGCCGCTGGACGCGGCCTGAAGGTCCTGCTGGTTGAGCAGGATGACCTGGCATCCGCCACCAGTTCCTGGAGCTCCAAACTCATCCACGGCGGCCTGCGGTACCTCGAACAATACGAGTTCGGCCTGGTGCGCGAAGCGCTGCAGGAACGCGAAGTCATGCTGCGGATTGCCCCGCACATCATCCACCCGCTGGAGTTCATTCTGCCGCACGACAAGCACATGCGGCCCGCGTGGATGGTGCGCATGGGGCTCTTCATGTACGACCACATCGGCGGCAAGATTACGCTGCCCGGTTCGCGCACCGTCATGTTTCCCGACGAAACGTATAGTGCCGGATTGAATCCCGCCATCCGCCGCGGATTCTTCTATTCCGATGCGCGGGTAGACGATGCACGTCTAACGATACTGAACGCCGTTTCCGCGCGAGATCACGGCGCCGACGTTCGCGTTCGTACACAGTTGGTCAAGGGCACTCGTGCCAACGGTGCGTGGGAATTGACGCTGCGCGATGTCGATCGCCAGACCGATGCGGTGGTCAAGGCGCGTGGCGTGGTCAATGCCGCCGGTCCGTGGGTGAAACAGTTGCTCGACGACGCCCTTAAAGTGCAGATGGACGCGACTGTCCGTCTTGTGAAAGGCAGCCATATTGTCGTGCCGCGCATCCACGACAAGGCACATGCCTACATCCTGCAGAACAGCGACAAACGTGTCGCGTTCGTGATTCCGTTTGAAGAAAAATTCAGCCTGATCGGTACCACCGATGTGAGCGTCGAGCGGATCAGTGATGCAACGGGAATTACGCCGGAAGAAACGCGTTACCTGGTGCAGGCCGTCAACCGTTCCCTTGCCAAGCCGATACACGAATCCGACGTGGTGTGGAGCTATGCCGGCGTACGCCCCTTGTACGACGACGGCAGCACGAACCCGTCAGAGATCACGCGCGATTACGTGCTCAAAGTCGCCGATGAAGGCGGCAAGCTGCCGCTGCTGTCGATCTTTGGTGGCAAGATCACCACCTATCGGCGTCTGGCCGAACACGCGTTGCGGGAGCTGCAGACGTACTACCCGTCGATGTCCGCCGCGTGGACCGACAGTGAAGCATTGCCGGGTGGCGATATCGATTCACTCGATGAGGTCGTGAATGCGGCGAGCAGGAAACATCCCGGCTTGCCGATCGATTACCTGCGCCGCCTCGCGTCGCGCCACGGTTCACGCACGGAGCAGGTGCTAGCGGGCGTGCGCTCGATGTCCGATCTGGGGGAATTGTTTGGCTCCGGCGCGACGCTGTTGTCCGAGCGCGAAATCGATTTCTGCATGAAGGACGAGTGGGCGCGGATGCCCGATGACATTCTGTGGCGGCGTACCAAGTGCGGATTGCACATGGATGCGGCGGAGCGGGAACGGGCGGCGAATTTCATTCTAGACAAGGCAAAAGTCTAG
- a CDS encoding HAD-IIB family hydrolase produces the protein MKSLSEFPVADLRQIRGVLFDIDDTLTTDGQLTPDAYAAMASLKSAGFITVPITGRPAGWCDHIARMWPVDGVVGENGAFYFHFDSVEKKLKQRFIKDDATRQRDREQLTAVATHILQAVPGTALASDQRYREADIAIDFCEDVPALPRAEVERIKTLMESAGLTAKISSIHVNGWLGRYDKLSTTQLFMKERFGIDLDAHKSEFVFVGDSPNDAPMFGWFPHSVGVANVRDFFDLMASRPAYVTEASCGKGFAELASRLIGGKRTR, from the coding sequence ATGAAATCGCTATCGGAATTTCCGGTCGCCGATCTGCGCCAGATTCGCGGCGTGCTGTTCGACATCGACGACACGCTCACCACTGACGGGCAACTCACGCCAGACGCCTACGCCGCGATGGCGTCGCTCAAGTCCGCCGGCTTCATCACCGTCCCCATCACCGGTCGACCCGCCGGCTGGTGCGACCACATCGCGCGCATGTGGCCGGTCGATGGGGTCGTCGGTGAGAACGGCGCGTTCTATTTCCATTTCGATTCCGTCGAAAAAAAGCTGAAACAGCGCTTCATCAAGGATGACGCCACCCGTCAGCGCGACCGCGAGCAACTCACTGCCGTCGCCACGCACATCCTGCAAGCCGTCCCCGGCACCGCGCTCGCCTCCGACCAGCGCTATCGCGAAGCCGACATCGCCATCGATTTTTGCGAGGACGTGCCGGCGTTGCCGCGCGCGGAAGTCGAGCGCATCAAGACGCTGATGGAATCGGCCGGGCTGACGGCGAAGATCAGCTCGATTCACGTCAATGGCTGGCTGGGCCGCTACGACAAACTCTCGACCACGCAGCTATTCATGAAGGAGCGTTTCGGCATCGACCTGGATGCGCACAAGAGCGAATTCGTGTTTGTGGGCGATTCGCCGAATGATGCGCCGATGTTTGGCTGGTTTCCGCACTCGGTTGGGGTGGCCAATGTTCGTGATTTTTTCGACTTGATGGCGTCCCGACCTGCTTATGTTACGGAGGCAAGCTGCGGCAAGGGATTTGCGGAGTTGGCAAGTCGTCTGATCGGCGGAAAAAGAACACGTTGA
- a CDS encoding response regulator — translation MSTQEQLIKALDEPVFEIDADGRVVYATAALARWVGRETDYAIADVLAPEDRSRFKQTLTRILEGKTATALLEVTLTTESAQVPVELKLASSQRGGSKVATVAGWFRDISMDKAKEAAANVQGTHLLDLVENVSDACVVENGQGAIEMVNVAFCELFRVEAAPQSLVGISCRELFAQASDATEQKVAPIYFPLDSEQHDDFEFTFAGGKRAKQHSMPVSGEDGIAGRLHIFRALEASAVAPAGSATIAAKSQLVEKIARSLAIALESAGNAIHRAEQLDLPVAVLENFRRVESAAQSAFSEIAGLLDLPQIESGELKLESMEFHLRDRIANMLESIVPMVEERSIPFRLAVEQDVPDLLIGDGARLMLVLRSLLEAGMSSAQGGGELALVVEPEYSAENQIHLSFRVETIPPKGGARQKNTSATALMQLSLARQIVRAMGSGGAGKIEVREKKETTIHQFTAVFPYRAVKEPRTRPTFVTLTGLPVLIVSADPVQRKELADLARSWRMHPREADNAGFALQLLTRMAFEFSPIPLVITSNQLPIQDGFLLGFRIRHSARLKQTAVMMLAKGGKPGDAIACRENGISAYLRHPIAANQINEAISAVMGTQDDDAEATSTLITRHSLREAKAGSVLIVDPNREHAIVAIGALRKKDYRVVHTDTADEAYTELSQDVFDLVIIDPTAKGFAELGIEGIADRLQEKFALTSTSIPVLLAVEEDISAVEFGFSGMLTKPYEKEVLLQKVAGLIPVKATA, via the coding sequence GTGTCGACCCAGGAACAACTCATCAAAGCCCTCGACGAACCCGTATTCGAAATCGATGCGGACGGTCGTGTTGTTTACGCCACGGCGGCGCTCGCGCGATGGGTCGGACGCGAGACGGATTATGCGATCGCCGACGTCCTCGCACCGGAAGATCGCTCGCGCTTCAAACAAACGCTGACGCGAATTCTCGAGGGCAAGACCGCGACCGCCCTGCTCGAAGTCACATTGACGACAGAAAGCGCGCAGGTGCCGGTTGAATTGAAGTTGGCGTCCAGCCAGCGCGGGGGCAGCAAAGTCGCCACTGTCGCCGGCTGGTTTCGCGACATCAGCATGGACAAGGCCAAGGAAGCCGCGGCCAACGTGCAAGGCACCCACCTGCTGGACCTGGTTGAGAATGTCTCCGACGCGTGCGTAGTGGAGAATGGCCAGGGCGCCATCGAAATGGTCAACGTGGCATTCTGCGAACTGTTCCGCGTGGAAGCCGCGCCGCAATCGCTGGTGGGTATTTCCTGCCGCGAACTTTTTGCACAAGCTTCCGACGCCACGGAGCAGAAAGTCGCGCCGATTTATTTTCCGCTGGATTCGGAACAGCACGATGATTTCGAGTTCACTTTCGCCGGCGGCAAACGGGCAAAGCAACACTCGATGCCCGTCTCCGGTGAGGACGGCATTGCGGGCCGCCTGCATATTTTTCGTGCGCTGGAAGCAAGTGCGGTCGCACCAGCAGGCTCGGCCACCATTGCGGCAAAATCGCAGCTGGTCGAGAAGATTGCACGCAGCCTGGCGATTGCACTGGAAAGCGCGGGCAACGCGATCCATCGCGCCGAACAACTGGATCTGCCGGTGGCCGTGCTTGAGAATTTCCGGCGCGTAGAATCCGCCGCGCAATCGGCCTTCTCCGAAATTGCCGGCTTGCTGGATTTACCGCAGATAGAAAGCGGCGAACTCAAACTGGAATCGATGGAATTTCACTTGCGCGACCGCATCGCGAACATGCTGGAGAGCATCGTGCCGATGGTTGAGGAACGATCCATCCCGTTTCGCCTCGCCGTCGAACAGGATGTTCCCGATCTCTTGATTGGTGACGGTGCGCGTTTGATGCTGGTCCTGCGCAGTCTGCTTGAGGCGGGCATGTCGAGCGCGCAAGGTGGCGGTGAACTGGCGCTGGTCGTGGAGCCCGAGTACTCGGCGGAGAATCAAATTCACTTGAGTTTTCGCGTCGAGACCATCCCCCCCAAAGGCGGCGCCCGCCAGAAGAACACGTCGGCGACCGCGCTGATGCAGTTGTCGCTGGCACGACAGATCGTGCGCGCGATGGGGAGCGGGGGCGCGGGCAAGATCGAGGTGCGCGAGAAGAAAGAAACCACCATTCACCAGTTCACGGCCGTTTTCCCTTACCGCGCCGTGAAGGAGCCGCGTACGCGCCCGACCTTCGTCACGCTCACCGGTTTGCCGGTATTGATCGTCAGCGCGGACCCGGTGCAACGCAAGGAGTTGGCGGATCTCGCGCGCAGTTGGCGCATGCACCCGCGCGAAGCAGACAACGCAGGCTTCGCGTTGCAGCTGCTCACGCGCATGGCGTTTGAATTCAGCCCGATTCCACTGGTGATTACCTCGAATCAACTGCCGATCCAGGACGGTTTTCTGTTGGGATTTCGCATCAGGCATTCCGCGCGCCTGAAGCAGACCGCAGTGATGATGCTGGCAAAAGGCGGCAAGCCCGGCGACGCCATCGCCTGCCGCGAGAATGGCATCAGCGCCTACCTGCGCCACCCGATTGCCGCCAACCAGATCAACGAGGCCATCTCGGCCGTGATGGGCACGCAGGACGATGATGCCGAAGCCACATCGACACTGATCACGCGCCACTCGCTGCGTGAAGCCAAGGCCGGCAGCGTGCTCATCGTCGACCCGAATCGCGAACACGCCATCGTCGCCATCGGCGCGCTGCGGAAGAAAGACTACCGCGTCGTGCATACCGATACCGCCGACGAGGCCTACACGGAGCTCAGCCAGGACGTGTTCGACCTGGTGATCATCGACCCGACAGCGAAAGGTTTTGCCGAACTCGGCATCGAAGGCATTGCCGACCGCCTGCAGGAAAAGTTCGCGCTGACCTCGACATCGATTCCAGTGCTGCTCGCGGTGGAAGAGGATATCTCGGCGGTCGAGTTCGGGTTCAGCGGGATGCTGACGAAGCCGTATGAGAAAGAGGTGTTGCTGCAGAAGGTGGCGGGGTTGATTCCGGTGAAGGCGACGGCGTAG
- a CDS encoding diacylglycerol kinase, whose translation MKSTHKSKSGLQRIWRAMFYSMAGFRAALKNEHAFQQEVFLFVVLLPLALWLPLTPLERVMLIVSLLQVLAVELLNSAIEAVVDRVSLEDHELSKQAKDFGSAAVFVSLTIVVVAWALIAGPALAKLM comes from the coding sequence TTGAAAAGCACGCACAAGAGCAAAAGTGGTTTGCAGCGAATCTGGCGCGCGATGTTCTATTCCATGGCGGGATTTCGCGCGGCGCTCAAGAACGAACATGCCTTTCAGCAGGAAGTCTTTCTGTTCGTGGTGTTGCTGCCGCTCGCGCTGTGGCTGCCGTTGACGCCCCTGGAGCGCGTGATGCTGATTGTTTCGCTGTTGCAGGTATTGGCTGTGGAACTGCTCAATTCGGCCATCGAAGCAGTCGTTGATCGCGTCAGCCTGGAAGATCACGAACTATCGAAGCAGGCCAAGGATTTTGGCAGCGCGGCGGTATTTGTGAGTCTGACCATTGTGGTGGTCGCGTGGGCCCTGATTGCCGGCCCGGCGCTCGCGAAATTGATGTAG